The Mycolicibacterium aurum genome segment TCGCCAGCGACGACGCCCGCCCGGAGGTCCACCTGATGGCCCGGCCAGGGGCCATCACGGCCGGTGAGCTGGCCGAGCAGGTCGGCGGGACGGTGGGCAGGTATTCGCCCTACGCGGTGTACCTGGGCGACGGTGACCCGGGTGGGCTGGCCGCCGTTCAGGACGGCAAGGCGCTGGTCCAGGACGAGGGCAGCCAGTTGGTGGCGCGCGCGCTGACGCTGGCGCCGCTGATCGGGGACGACGGCGGCCGGTGGCTGGACCTCTGCGCCGGACCGGGCGGCAAAACCGCTCTGCTGGCGGCGCTCGCCCAGCCCGGCGGTGGCACCGTCACCGCGGTGGAACCGGCCCCGCGTCGCGCTGACCTGGTCGAGCAGAACACCGCGGGCCTGCCCGTGGAGGTGGTCCGCGTCGACGGGCGGGAGTCCGGTCTGACACCGGGGTTCGATCGGGTGCTCGTGGATGCCCCGTGCACCGGGCTCGGTGCGCTGCGCCGCAGACCGGAGGCGCGCTGGCGGCGCCGTCCCGGCGATGTCGCGCAGCTGGTCGCCCTGCAGCGTGAGTTGCTCGCCGCGGCGATCCGTCTGACCAGGCCCGGCGGCGTCGTGCTGTACGCCACCTGCTCCCCGCACCTCGCCGAGACCACCGGGGTGGTGGCCGACGCGCTGCGCAGGCATCCGGTCACGGCGCTGGACACCCGCGAGCTGTTCGCGCCTGCCACCGATACCGGAGACGGCCTGTCGGTACAGCTGTGGCCCCATCGGCACGGCACCGACGCGATGTTCGCCGCGGCGATGCGGGTAGGAGCATCCCGATAGGCTGGGCCCCATGTCTGGAGCGCCCCCGCGTGACGCCACGAACTCGCCGCTGATCGCGCCGTCCATCCTGGCCGCCGACTTCGCCCGGCTGGCCGACGAGGTCGCCGCCGTCCACGGCGCCGACTGGCTGCACGTCGATGTCATGGACAACCACTTCGTGCCGAACCTGACGCTCGGTCTGCCCGTGGTGGAATCCCTGCTCAAGGTGACCGACATCCCGATGGACTGCCATCTGATGATCGAGAACCCCGAGCGGTGGGCTCCCCCGTACGCCGAGGCGGGCGCCTACAACGTCACGATCCACGCCGAGGCCACCGACAATCCGGTGAAGGTGGCCCGCGACATCCGCGCCGCGGGCGCCAAGGCCGGCCTCTCCGTGAAACCCGGCACGCCGCTGGAGCCCTACCTGGAGATCCTGCGCGAGTTCGACACGCTGCTGGTGATGTCGGTCGAGCCCGGCTTCGGCGGGCAGAAGTTCATCGCCGAGGTGCTGCCGAAGGTCGGGACGGCACGTCGGCTGGTCGACGCAGGGGAGCTGACCATCGTGATCGAGATCGACGGCGGCATCAGTCCCGACACCATCGAGGCAGCGGCCGAGGCGGGCGTGGACTGCTTCGTAGCGGGCTCGGCGGTGTACAGCGCGGAGGATCCGGCGGCCGCAGTGCAGTCGCTGCGCCGACAGGCCGCGTCGGCGTCGCGACATCTGACCCTGTGAACCTCGACGCTGCGATGGCCGCGGCCATCGAGCAGTCCGGCCGGGTGAAGGGCCGAACCTACCCGAATCCTCCTGTGGGAGCGGTCATCCTGGACCGGGACGGCGAGATCGCCGGGGTGGGGGCGACTACACCTCCCGGCGGCCCGCACGCCGAGGTGGTGGCGTTGCGGCGCGCGGGGGAGAAGGCGGCCGGAGGCACCGCTGTCGTCACGCTGGAACCCTGCAACCACCACGGTCGCACGCCACCGTGTGTCGACGCACTGCTGGACGCGGGGGTTGCCGAAGTCGCTTTCGCGGTCTCCGACCCGAACCCGGTGGCCGCCGGCGGCGCGGCGCGTCTCGCCGAGGCGGGTGTCCGAGTCAGCGCCGGGGTGCTCGCCGACGCTGTCGCCGGCGGCCCGCTGCGCGAGTGGCTGCACAAGCAGCGCACCGGGATGCCGCACGTGACATGGAAATTCGCCACCAGCGTGGACGGCCGCAGTGCCGCGGCCGACGGCTCCAGCAAGTGGATCACCGGCGACGCCGCACGCGCCGATGTGCACCGCAGGCGTGCCTCGGCCGAAGCGATCATCGTCGGCACGGGCACGGTGTTCGCCGACGATCCGGCATTGACCGCGCGACTGCCGGACGGCACTCTCGCCGATCACCAGCCGTTGCGCGTGGTGGTGGGCATGCGCGAGATCTCGCCTGATGCAACAGTTCTCAACGACGACTCGCGGACCATGGTGATCCGCACCAGGGATCCGCACGAGGTCATCAAGGCGCTGTCGGACCGCACCGACGTGCTGGTGGAGGGCGGCCCCACCCTGGCCGGGGCGTTCCTGCGGGCGGGCGTGATCGACCGGATCCTGGCCTACGTGGCGCCGATCCTGCTCGGCGGACCTATCGGCGCTGTCGACGACGTCGGCGTGCTCACCATCGCGCAGGCGCAACGGTGGCGTTTCGACGGTATGCAGCAGGTGGGACCCGACGTGCTGCTGAGCCTGACCCGGCCCTAGCCCGTCTTCGCCTGTTATCCAATCGTTTTCATACGTTCATCTGCTGTTTGAGTGCTCTGTTTCACACCGTCCGCGGCGTGCCGGGGCCCCACTGTCGGCCCTTCCGTCAGTAAGCTGAACCTAACGGCCGTCAAGACCGGGCGGGAATATCGCGCTTTCACTGATGAGTTGCGCAGAGTGAGCACGAACAAAGGACATACGACCATGACTGCACTGCAGGACTGGATCAACATCAGCCCCGTCAACCCCAACAGCATCAAAGCCGTCATCGTCGACGCCCTGCGCGGATTGACCTCCGACGATTCCGCCCCGGACGATCAGCCTCAGCTGATGGGCCGCGGCCTCGAACGCTGCTGATCCTCGGCTGAAATAACGGTCGGTTCGGTCTCTCCGGCGTGCTCGTTGCGCGCGGCGATCAGCAGGCCGAGCACCGCTCCCACCAGGCAGACGACTGCCGTGATGGTGAAGATCTCGCCGTACTGCAGGACATAGGCCTCCCGCACCCGGCCGGCTTCGGCCGCCAGGCGCTCCGCCAGCGAGCCGCCGCCGGTGTTGGCGGGAAGTTCCGCGAGATGCTGATTGAACCGGTACAGGCCCCAGGCCGACAGCGCCGCGATGCCGATCAGCATGCCGATCATGCGCGCCACCACCACCGACGCCGAGGCGATGCCGTGCTGGGCGGCAGGCACCACGCGCAGCGTCGCCGATGTCAGCGGCCCGATGACCAGGCCGAGGCCCAGGCCTGCGATCGCGAGGTCCGTGTCGAAGGTGGGCAGCGCCACGAACCCCAGGTCGTGGTGATCGCTCAGCACGTCCATGGTCCAGTGTGAGATCAGCCAGTAGCCGCCCGCAGCGATGATCAGACCGGCGAAGACGACGATGCGATCACCGATCCTGGTGGCCAGCCAGCCGCCCACCAACGCGCCGATCGGCAGCGCGCCGAGGAACCACAGAAGCATGAAGACCGCTTCGCTCTGTTCCTTGCCGAGCACGCCCTGGGCGAACAGCTCGATGTTGACGAGCGTCACCATCAGCGCGGCGCCGGCGCACAGCGATGCGCCCAGCCCGGCCAGGAACGGCCGGAACCGCACCCCGGCAGGCTCGATGAGCCGGGTCGAGGCGAACTTCTCCCACACGAAGAAGGCGACCGCGGCGGCCCCGGCGGCGATCAGGACCGGGAGGCCGTAGCTCGGCAACACCTGCTTGCCGTCGGGCGTCTGGTTGTAGAGCCCGACGACGGCGAGCCCCAGCGCCAGGGCCAGCAGCAGGCCGCCCACCACGTCGACCTTCTCCGTCGGTGCGTCCTTGGACCGGCTGGGGAGGCTGAAGTGGATCATCAGCATCGCGATCGCGGCCAACGGCACGTTGACCCAGAACACCGCCTGCCAGTGGCTGAACAGCGCGACGAGCGCGACGCCGTAGAGCGGGCCGAGCACGCTGCCGAGTTCCTGGGCGGCGCCGACGCCGCCGAGGACGGCAGCGCGGTTGCGGCTGACCCACAGGTCCGCCGCCAGCGCCAGCGTCACCGGCAGCAGCGCGCCGCTGGCGGCGCCCTGGACGGCGCGGCCGATCACCATCAGGACGAGGTCGGTGGACATCGCGGTGATGACCGACCCGACGGCGAAGGTGGCCAGGCTGACCTGGATCAGGATCTTGCGGCCGAACTTGTCCGAGGCACGGCCCAGTAGCGGCATCGCCGCGATGTAGCCCAGCAGATAGCTCGTGATGATCGGCGTCACCCGCTGGATCTCGTTGATCGCGATCCCGACGTCGAACATGATGTCGCGGATCACCGAGATGACCACGTAGGTGTCGAGTGCGCCGAGCATCACCGCGAGGCTGCCGGCGCTGATCGCCATCCAGCGGTTGGTGGCGGCGCGCGGCGCCTCCGCCGCAGCGGTGTCGTCGGCGGGTGTCCGGTGCATCACGCAGCGGGTTTGTCGACGGTCACCGGCTCGCCCCACTTCGACAGCGTCATCGTGACGCTGTTGCCGGGGGTGGGCTCCAGGCGCGCCTGCATGAGCTCGTGGTTGCCCTCCTCGGTGACCCACGCCGTACCGGGCACCGGTCGGGTCGCGCCGATCTGCGGGGCGATCTTGT includes the following:
- a CDS encoding 16S rRNA m5C967 methyltransferase; this encodes MTRPDKRRPAKRKPLDPARQAAFDVLRAVSERDAYANLALPAILRDRGISGRDAAFATELTYGTCRARGLLDVVIEAVAGRPVDRIDPVLLDLLRLGAYQLLRTRVDDHAAVSTAVEQAGIEFDTARAGFVNGVLRTIARRDLASWLEQLAPPAATDPIGHLALVNAHPRWIAQAFADALGARAGELAALLASDDARPEVHLMARPGAITAGELAEQVGGTVGRYSPYAVYLGDGDPGGLAAVQDGKALVQDEGSQLVARALTLAPLIGDDGGRWLDLCAGPGGKTALLAALAQPGGGTVTAVEPAPRRADLVEQNTAGLPVEVVRVDGRESGLTPGFDRVLVDAPCTGLGALRRRPEARWRRRPGDVAQLVALQRELLAAAIRLTRPGGVVLYATCSPHLAETTGVVADALRRHPVTALDTRELFAPATDTGDGLSVQLWPHRHGTDAMFAAAMRVGASR
- the rpe gene encoding ribulose-phosphate 3-epimerase, with product MSGAPPRDATNSPLIAPSILAADFARLADEVAAVHGADWLHVDVMDNHFVPNLTLGLPVVESLLKVTDIPMDCHLMIENPERWAPPYAEAGAYNVTIHAEATDNPVKVARDIRAAGAKAGLSVKPGTPLEPYLEILREFDTLLVMSVEPGFGGQKFIAEVLPKVGTARRLVDAGELTIVIEIDGGISPDTIEAAAEAGVDCFVAGSAVYSAEDPAAAVQSLRRQAASASRHLTL
- the ribD gene encoding bifunctional diaminohydroxyphosphoribosylaminopyrimidine deaminase/5-amino-6-(5-phosphoribosylamino)uracil reductase RibD — translated: MNLDAAMAAAIEQSGRVKGRTYPNPPVGAVILDRDGEIAGVGATTPPGGPHAEVVALRRAGEKAAGGTAVVTLEPCNHHGRTPPCVDALLDAGVAEVAFAVSDPNPVAAGGAARLAEAGVRVSAGVLADAVAGGPLREWLHKQRTGMPHVTWKFATSVDGRSAAADGSSKWITGDAARADVHRRRASAEAIIVGTGTVFADDPALTARLPDGTLADHQPLRVVVGMREISPDATVLNDDSRTMVIRTRDPHEVIKALSDRTDVLVEGGPTLAGAFLRAGVIDRILAYVAPILLGGPIGAVDDVGVLTIAQAQRWRFDGMQQVGPDVLLSLTRP
- a CDS encoding MFS transporter, translating into MHRTPADDTAAAEAPRAATNRWMAISAGSLAVMLGALDTYVVISVIRDIMFDVGIAINEIQRVTPIITSYLLGYIAAMPLLGRASDKFGRKILIQVSLATFAVGSVITAMSTDLVLMVIGRAVQGAASGALLPVTLALAADLWVSRNRAAVLGGVGAAQELGSVLGPLYGVALVALFSHWQAVFWVNVPLAAIAMLMIHFSLPSRSKDAPTEKVDVVGGLLLALALGLAVVGLYNQTPDGKQVLPSYGLPVLIAAGAAAVAFFVWEKFASTRLIEPAGVRFRPFLAGLGASLCAGAALMVTLVNIELFAQGVLGKEQSEAVFMLLWFLGALPIGALVGGWLATRIGDRIVVFAGLIIAAGGYWLISHWTMDVLSDHHDLGFVALPTFDTDLAIAGLGLGLVIGPLTSATLRVVPAAQHGIASASVVVARMIGMLIGIAALSAWGLYRFNQHLAELPANTGGGSLAERLAAEAGRVREAYVLQYGEIFTITAVVCLVGAVLGLLIAARNEHAGETEPTVISAEDQQRSRPRPIS